One genomic segment of Mytilus trossulus isolate FHL-02 chromosome 4, PNRI_Mtr1.1.1.hap1, whole genome shotgun sequence includes these proteins:
- the LOC134714589 gene encoding arrestin domain-containing protein 3-like isoform X1 has protein sequence MGKLNTFMIQLQNQNAIFYPGQPVHGQVFVDLNADMKMREIRLKFEGYGNVHWSEQHSSGSGKNRHTRTVHYRARENYFDITVALYGQSLGHGEKLPSGQHNFPFQFMLPPTLPSSFEHQYGQVRYLLKATIDKPWKFDHHTKLPFTVVSLLDLNAIPEAPRPMQNQVAKTLCCLCCESGPITGVLRVDKSGYVPGEAIYLQGEIQNLSNTECSVEVKLNLNILFHATSKTRSIPQEVTKLVLDRSNPGETQSLSGKRIVIPPVAPSFLAGCTIIDIRYHLELHVNPSSVSKRLVVPVDIIIGSIPLRSSFHSIMQPQPAIAPHDVNINVVGQGPGAFPSAPELPPPSYAECVFGKTDMHDEDDNEHTKGQMSYAPAYPYYNFS, from the exons ATGGGAAAACTCAATACATTTATGATTCAGCTTCAAAATCAGAATGCAATATTTTACCCAGGACAACCCGTTCACGGACAGGTGTTTGTTGATTTGAACGCAGATATGAAAATGagag AAATTCGACTCAAATTTGAAGGATATGGCAATGTCCATTGGTCAGAACAACACTCATCAGGCTCTGGAAAGAATCGTCATACCAGAACTGTACATTACAGGGCTCGGGAAAACTACTTTGATATAACTGTCGCTTTATACGGACAGT CTCTAGGACATGGTGAGAAGCTGCCTAGTGGACAACATAACTTTCCTTTCCAGTTCATGCTGCCACCCACCTTACCATCTTCCTTTGAACATCAGTATGGACAGGTCAGATACTTGTTGAAGGCCACCATTGACAAACCGTGGAAATTTGATCATCACACTAAACTACCATTTACAGTTGTTTCTCTACTAGATTTGAATGCCATTCCAGAAGCTCCG CGACCAATGCAGAATCAGGTAGCAAAGACTCTTTGTTGTTTATGTTGCGAATCAGGGCCCATAACTGGTGTTTTACGAGTAGACAAAAGTGGATATGTTCCAGGGGAAGCTATCTATCTTCAGGGGGAAATACAGAATTTGTCAAATACCGAATGTTCGGTAGAAGTCAAGCTTAATCTG AACATACTGTTTCATGCAACATCAAAAACCAGGTCAATTCCCCAGGAGGTGACAAAACTAGTTTTAGACCGATCCAATCCTGGTGAAACACAAAGCTTATCAGGCAAAAGGATAGTTATCCCTCCTGTTGCACCATCTTTCCTGGCTGGATGTACCATCATAGACATCAGATATCATTTAGAG TTACATGTCAACCCGTCTAGTGTGTCAAAACGTTTAGTAGTTCCTGTCGATATCATCATAGGATCAATACCATTAAGAAGTTCATTTCATAGTATCATGCAGCCTCAGCCAGCTATTGCACCCCATGACGTAAATATTAATGTAGTTGGTCAAGGCCCAGGAGCATTTCCATCAGCACCAGAACTAC cTCCACCATCTTATGCAGAATGTGTATTTGGAAAAACAGACATGCATGATGAAGACGACAATGAACATACAAAAGGTCAAATGTCATACGCTCCTGCATACCCATACTACAATTTCTCATAA
- the LOC134714589 gene encoding arrestin domain-containing protein 3-like isoform X2 produces the protein MGKLNTFMIQLQNQNAIFYPGQPVHGQVFVDLNADMKMREIRLRFQGNANVHWTESHETGTGDDRRTETVTYSAHEQYFDITAALYGKTLGHGEKLPSGQHNFPFQFMLPPTLPSSFEHQYGQVRYLLKATIDKPWKFDHHTKLPFTVVSLLDLNAIPEAPRPMQNQVAKTLCCLCCESGPITGVLRVDKSGYVPGEAIYLQGEIQNLSNTECSVEVKLNLNILFHATSKTRSIPQEVTKLVLDRSNPGETQSLSGKRIVIPPVAPSFLAGCTIIDIRYHLELHVNPSSVSKRLVVPVDIIIGSIPLRSSFHSIMQPQPAIAPHDVNINVVGQGPGAFPSAPELPPPSYAECVFGKTDMHDEDDNEHTKGQMSYAPAYPYYNFS, from the exons ATGGGAAAACTCAATACATTTATGATTCAGCTTCAAAATCAGAATGCAATATTTTACCCAGGACAACCCGTTCACGGACAGGTGTTTGTTGATTTGAACGCAGATATGAAAATGagag AAATTCGTCTCAGATTTCAAGGCAATGCTAATGTTCATTGGACTGAGTCACACGAGACAGGGACAGGGGATGATCGGAGAACAGAAACAGTTACATACAGTGCTCATGAACAATACTTTGATATTACTGCTGCCTTGTATGGCAAAA CTCTAGGACATGGTGAGAAGCTGCCTAGTGGACAACATAACTTTCCTTTCCAGTTCATGCTGCCACCCACCTTACCATCTTCCTTTGAACATCAGTATGGACAGGTCAGATACTTGTTGAAGGCCACCATTGACAAACCGTGGAAATTTGATCATCACACTAAACTACCATTTACAGTTGTTTCTCTACTAGATTTGAATGCCATTCCAGAAGCTCCG CGACCAATGCAGAATCAGGTAGCAAAGACTCTTTGTTGTTTATGTTGCGAATCAGGGCCCATAACTGGTGTTTTACGAGTAGACAAAAGTGGATATGTTCCAGGGGAAGCTATCTATCTTCAGGGGGAAATACAGAATTTGTCAAATACCGAATGTTCGGTAGAAGTCAAGCTTAATCTG AACATACTGTTTCATGCAACATCAAAAACCAGGTCAATTCCCCAGGAGGTGACAAAACTAGTTTTAGACCGATCCAATCCTGGTGAAACACAAAGCTTATCAGGCAAAAGGATAGTTATCCCTCCTGTTGCACCATCTTTCCTGGCTGGATGTACCATCATAGACATCAGATATCATTTAGAG TTACATGTCAACCCGTCTAGTGTGTCAAAACGTTTAGTAGTTCCTGTCGATATCATCATAGGATCAATACCATTAAGAAGTTCATTTCATAGTATCATGCAGCCTCAGCCAGCTATTGCACCCCATGACGTAAATATTAATGTAGTTGGTCAAGGCCCAGGAGCATTTCCATCAGCACCAGAACTAC cTCCACCATCTTATGCAGAATGTGTATTTGGAAAAACAGACATGCATGATGAAGACGACAATGAACATACAAAAGGTCAAATGTCATACGCTCCTGCATACCCATACTACAATTTCTCATAA